The genomic window GGCAGGTGGCCCTCACCTTCCACGGCCCCTGGGTCGAGACCACGATGTGGGAGGTGCCCGCACTCGCGATCCTCAACGAACTGCGCTCCCGCGCGGTGCTGCGCGGCTTGGGCAAGTTCGAGCTTCAGGTGCTCTACGCCCGCGCCATGACCCGGGTCTGGGAGAAGATCGAGCGCCTCAAGCGCCTGCCGGACCTGTCGATCGCCGATTTCGGCACCCGGCGCCGCCACGGCTTCCTGTGGCAGGACTGGTGCGTGCAGGCGATGATGGAGGGGTTGGGCGAGAAAGCCTTCCTCGGCACCTCGAACTGCCTGATCGCCCTGCGCCGCGAGGTCGAGGCGGTGGGCACCAACGCCCACGAGTTGCCGATGGTCTACGCCGCGCTCGCCGGCGGCGACGACGACGCCCTCGCCCGGACCCCCTACGCGGTGCTCGCCGACTGGCAGCAGGATTATGCCGGCAACCTGCTGGTCGCCCTGCCCGACACCTACGGCACCACCGGCTTCCTCGAACACGCCCCCGACTGGCTGACCGCCTGGACCGGCCTGCGGATCGATTCGAAGGAGCCGATCGAGGGCGGCGAGGAGGCGCTCGCCTTCTGGCGTTCCCGCGGCTGCGACCCGCGCGAAAAGCTGGCGATCTTCTCCGACGGGCTCGACAT from Methylorubrum populi includes these protein-coding regions:
- a CDS encoding nicotinate phosphoribosyltransferase; this encodes MIDLAKRVYDHNFRIDPIVRSLLDTDFYKLLMAQTIFRRHRDVDVTFAIQNRTRSVRVADAIDLGELRAQLDHARTVGLSRGESTWLRGNTFYGKRQILSSEFMAWFEDFRLPDYALEVRDGQVALTFHGPWVETTMWEVPALAILNELRSRAVLRGLGKFELQVLYARAMTRVWEKIERLKRLPDLSIADFGTRRRHGFLWQDWCVQAMMEGLGEKAFLGTSNCLIALRREVEAVGTNAHELPMVYAALAGGDDDALARTPYAVLADWQQDYAGNLLVALPDTYGTTGFLEHAPDWLTAWTGLRIDSKEPIEGGEEALAFWRSRGCDPREKLAIFSDGLDIDDIERIHAHFHGRMRIGYGWGTRLTNDFRGLVPEGRLDPISVVCKVTEAGGRPTVKISDNPSKAQGPAAEVERYKRVFGVGEQAAMAVAV